The nucleotide sequence AGCTGTGGGGTGGGTGAGGAGGTTCCCACAACCCGGGGGGAGGGTCCCACGAGGTCTCCAGAGCCACGGGCCGTGCAAAAGTGAGGTTCACAGGGCGCGGGGTGGTCCCCAGAGCGGGATGTCCTGCACACCCACCTGGTGAGCCCATGGGGGACACGAGCAGCGAGCGCCGGATCAGCAGAGCCACGAGcccggggctggggggacacgggggggtCACGGATGGCCCCCACCAACCCCCAGACCCAGTTTGAGGGCTCGTCGAACCCCCCGGACCCCTCCCTGCCCAAGCGACCCTACAGTAACAGCGGCAGTGTCAccccctccgtgtccccagggGACCCCACAACCCCCCCAGCCCCCGCAACCCGCCAGACCTTCTGGGGGGCGGTCACCGGCTCCTTTGGGGTCCCCGGTCCCCCCAAACCCGCTCAGCATCCCCGGGCCGGGTGTCGAGGGCTGTTTTCCCAGCCATAGGTCCCTGGGAGGGTCCCTGCGGATCGGGGGGGCTGAACACGCCGCtgttccccccccacccctggtgtcccccatccccccatccccccgAGGGGCTCCAGGCGGGGGGGTCAGGGTGGGGGATGGGGGATGCGGCCCGGAATGGGGGGAGCTGAACAGGCCCGGTGGACCTAGGGAGTCCCGACGGGGCCCGAGGAAGGCGCGACAGGCCCGGGGGGTCCCGACGAGGCCCGGGCGGTGACAGGACAGGCCCGGGAGTCCGTGAGGGCTCCCGCTGAGACCCGGGAAGGGGCCCTGGGGGGTCGGTGAGTCCCGATAAGGCCCGGGGGGTTCGGGGGTCCGGCTGAGGCCCGAGGGGATCGGACAGGCCCGGGGAGGGGCCCGGGGGGGTCGCTGCggtggaagcagcagcaggccCGGGGCAGGGGGCGCGGGCAGAGCGGGGCTGCCGGGGGCTAGGCTGGGGCGGGGGCGCGGCGGGGAGGCCGGGGCGTTGCCGGGGGGTCCCGGGAGGGATCTCGGGGGTCCCGCACCCACCGGGCCCGGGCGGGCGCAGCATCGCGGGCGCGTCCGGCGGCGGGGGGCGCCCTGCGCGCGGCCGCGTCACGTGAccgcgcggggcggggccgccaTGGCAACGGGAGAGGGGCGGGGCCATGGCAACGGCGCGCGGGGCTGGCAGGGGAGGGCGTCGCCATGGCAACGCGCCTGGGCGGGGAGAGGGCGTGGCCAAAGCGGGGGGCGGGACCGAGATACTGAAAaggagcggagcggggcccgGGCGGGGCTTTTGAGCCGGGAATTCGGGGGTCACTGGGAAAGGGGGGGACCCGGGGATGTTGAGGGGCGCAGGGAACGGGGCAGACTCAGGACCGGttcaataatttatttctcagGATACAGAGTGGGGGAAGGAGCCCCATAAAATGGGGCGGGGAAGGGGGGACATGACACTCCCACAAATGGGGGATAGGAGTGTCAGCCCAGCAGCGGCCCCCCCACACCCCGGCGGTCACACCAGGTCGGGGTCCTCCCCTGACCCCCgagagctgcaggaaaggggGCAGCCGTGAAGCCCCCCCAGGTCTCACATGGAGGGGAGCAGGGTATATCCCCCCCAGCCTCATTCAGAAAAGGGGTGGGGGCTGCACCCCCGGGAGATCATGAGTGAGGGCCCCTTTCATCCCCCCTCCCCGGGGCAAGTAGTGTTTGAcccccctcccagctctgggaggaGGCAGAAAGGTCCCAGAGCCCCTTGTGCAGGGTGGGGGGgcaccccagacccccccagtGTCAGGGCCAGAGCCCCTCAGGCCCCCCTTACATAAAGTTAAGGCACTTAAGTAGTGAAACCCCATTGCGGGGGTGGGGGCTCCTATGGGGGCCCTGGGCGTTGGGGGGGGGACAGCACACCCTGGGGGGGTTTTTGGTCCCACGAGGAGGGTCCAGGGCCCCCCTCAGGCGAAGATGTTGGTGATGAAGTCCAGGAAGCGCTTGGCGTATTGCTCGGGGTGCACCGTGGAGATCTCAGCTCCGGCCTGGGGAGCACCGGCTCAGACCCCGGGGACACGCCAGGAACAGAGCCCTGCCCCAGATACCCTGGGAACCAACCCCCAGACCCTCCTGAAACCCCCCACAACACCCCTGCAAACAGAGTCCTGCCCCAGAACTGACCCCCCCGCCTCCGAACTCCCCCACAGGAACTCACACCTGCCTGGGCATCCTCTATGGGTCCACCTGGCAcccccacagccacccccagTCCCAACCTCTCCACAACAACAACCCCCACGACTCCTGCCCCCCCACAGACCCCACCAGGGACTCAACACTCCTCAAAGCCCCCTCTTGAAGGGTTGACCCCAGGTGCCCCCAACCCCACCTTCTCCCCACCTTCAGCACTCCAGCAACCCCACTCCCCAAAAACCCAAGCAGCTCTGCCACCCCGCAGTTTGGAGGTGCCCACTCCCCATTTCGGGGTGGCCCCCTCACCCCGTGTTTGACGGTCTTGGCCGCGTGCGCCGCCTTCTTGCGGGCGTCGTACTGGGTCAGGACATCGATGAGCCCCATGAAATAAACCTCACGTCGGGGGGCGCCTGGGGGGCACAGCCAGGGGGGCTCAGTGGTCCCTGTACCCCCAAACACTCCCCACGACCCccttcaccccaaaatctcccccagcTCACCCTCAGCCCCACGCAGAGCGTACACGTCCACGCAGGGGTCAAACTCCCCGGGCCCCAGGGGTCGGTAGGAGTTGAGGAGCCCCCCCAGGCCCTCAGGGGAGGTGCCATAGGGACCCCCCAGGCCCCCCTCTTCGCCTCCCCCaggctcctcttcctccagctcctcttcctcctcctgctccccccGTTCCACCTCATGGATGCCCAGGAGCAGGCTGTAGTCCATCAGTTTCTGCTGCACCAGGAACTGGGGGGCAATTGCAGGAATTGGTGGGGGGGTGGCCATGCCAAAACCCTCGGGGgtttcaccccaaaacccccagagCCTGGGCATGGCCCCCCCCCAAGCCCCCAGAGCCTGGACACTGAGAAGGGGACCCCCACAACCATCAAATACTGGACACAACCCCCAAAAACCAGACTCTCAGAGCTGGGGAGACAACCAAGGGGTCACTGGGGATGGGGGACACTCCATGGTCTCAGGGagaacccccccaaaccctcaAGCCCTAGACACAGGGGGGCCTCCTCCCCGAACCCTCAGAGCCTGGGCACTGGGAGGCCAAACAAAGGGTCATTTGGGGTGGGGGCCACTCCCATGGTTAGGGGCGGGGGGGAGACAGCCCTCCTCAATGGCCCCCTGGGGGTACAGCCCCCCAGTTCCCACCTCTACATCCCGCTTGAGCTTATCCATGAACTCTcgctgctgctcctcttccaCGAAAACCTTCTCGTTTTTGTTGAGGAAATCCACGTCCTTCAGCGTGGGCAGCTCCTTGCCCTGGGGAGGGAcggggggggcagcccccccGGCCACCCCTGAGCTGGAGGGGACACCCCAGGCTGTGGGACCCTCCTGGTCAGAGGCTGTACCTGTGGGGGTCGCGGGCAAGCCCCTCCTTGTTGGGGCACAGGGGCCAGGTAATGACCTGTCATTACTGGGGAGGGGTAGGGAAAATGAGGCCTGGAGACCCCCTCCCTAAATCTGAGTTCACAGCATTCTCCTGCCATACCTTCTCCTTGTCACTGGCCTCTCTGTCCACGAGGGAGCCCTGGAGAGGAGGGAACAGAGGTGACGGGAAGGTTTTTGCCTGGAGACTGCCCTGTAATGGGAGTCAGAGGGGCTCAGGGAACACCCAATACCTTCAGGTCATACTTCCTGTGCACGGGCAGGCGGTGGCTGAACAGGTTCCTCATGACCAACAGGTAAGTGTCCTCGCTGTCCACGCTCACGCGGTACATGCCCAGGAACCGTGGCAGCAGCGTCTGCCCGTGGCACTGCACCACgtactggggggggggggggggggaaagaggtGACACAGCTGCGCTCGGGGACACCCCCACACCCCACGGGCCCCCCGTACCTGGTGGTAGTGGGACAGCAGCCCGTGGACATCGGCCACGTCCTCACTCGAGAGCTCCTTCAGCACCAGCGTCCGGTCGGCCGAGAGCAGCAGCCGGTGACCGCTGCCTGCCCAGCGCGGGGGGCTCCGtgtcagggacacctggggggcaCACGGGGAGGGGACAGGTGGCCAGGAGCCCGGGCAGGGCTCGGGAGACCCCCAAAGCGCCCCCCCcgccacacacacacacctggtAGTCCTGGTCGTCGATGCCAAAGCGCTCACGCAGGTTACGGAACACCTGGGGACAGTATTCCTTGAACTTGAAGTGGCTGGGCAGGTTCTCCCTGAGTTTAGGGGGGTTTGTGGCATCACGTGAGTTTTAGGGTGTCCCACGCTGCGGGACGCTGCCCCCATGTCCCCCTCCCCGTGCTGCTCACCTGTTGAACAGGTGGTTGTTGACCTTGATTTTGGAGCTGGCTTTGAAGTCGTCGGGCAGCAGCATCACGGGCAGTGGCACCTGGCTCAGCTCGTTGATCTGGGGAGGGTGCGTTGAGACCCCCAGGAGCCACCCCCTGGCCCCCAGGCACCCACCCGGGCCGGTGACAACACCCAAGCCCAGGGGTCCCTCAAGTGTGGGGATGGGGGATAAACGGAGCCAAGGGATAGGGGGGACGTGGGACCCCGGGCAGGGGGAGATCTGAGGGACACGGTGGCCACGAGGTGGGTGGGGACTGCGGGGACGGCGGGGAGAACACGCGGGGATCCCGGTGGGAGGGGCCCGGAGATCCCGGGTGGAGGACTGGGACCGGGATTGAGGACGGGGAATCCCGGAGAGGCGaggaggggacatgggggtaTCGGGGATGGGGCGAGGGTCCCGGGGGGAAGAGACGCGGGGATCCCGGTGCCGGGTCCTGACCTGGTGCGTgactccccagcccagcacggccAGCAGCGGGTCCGCGGCCCGCGGCAGCTTCACGCGCTGCGGCACGAAGcgcttctgcttcttcttcgTGCGGGCGGCGCCGGGACCGGCGCCGGGACCGGAACCAGTACAGGgacccgccgctgccgccgccgccgccgccgccgccgccatgaCCGCCACttccgctcccgccgccgcttcCGCCGCCACTTCCGCCGCCACttccgcccggccccggcggccCCGGCACCCGGAAGTGGCGCCGCGGATGGGCGGGGCTGGCCCCTGCGGTGCCGCGCGGCCGCTAGGGGGCGCCAGAGGCTGCGGGCGACGCGTGGGAAACCGACAGGGGGCGCCCCGGGGGACACGTGACTGGGACACGTGACGGGGACACgtgtgacacctgcagggaacACGTGTGACACCTGGAGAGGACACGTGTGACACTGCGGGGACAGCTGGGTTACTGCCACTGGGGACACGTGTGACACCTGCAGGGGACATGTGTGACACTGACAGGGGACATGTGTGGTCTCCATAGAGGACATTGGTGATCCCTGTAGGGGACAGGTGTGACCCCATCAGGACACGTGTGACCCCACAGGTCTGGAGTGCTGCCATGGATGTCTCTAGGTGTGCCATGGGTGTCTCCAGGTGTGCCATGGGGGTCTCCAGGCGTGCCATGGGGGTCTCCAAGCTCTTTAGATAGGACAGGTGGAGCAGGAGAGGTGCTGGGGTAGCTCTCAGGGACATCAGAGAGTGTTTGATTGTGCTGACACCTCCATGAGGAGATGGACCATGACAAAGGTGACAGTGAAGGTGACAATGAAGGTCACAATGATGAATGTGACAATGGTGACGACAATCATGAAAGTGACAGTGATGGTGACactgatgaagatgatgatgaagatgacGATGATGAAGGTGACagtgaagatgatgatgaaggTGACAGGCCCAGGTGTCCCTGGGTGAAGTGTCAGCAGCCCGGGTGTCACCAGGGGCCTGTTCTGGACCCCTGTCCAGGAGGGGTGGAACTGTCCTGCAGAGATCCTGTGGCCATCAGCCCTTGGGCACCTGGACAGCTTCACCTGGACCTTAGCCCAGTCCAGGAGGCTCctgagagtgtgagagagaatTTCTGGCACTCCTGGGACCTGAGGGGGTAAAGCTGGACCAGCCATTTGTGGCCAGTGAAGGGTGGGGACAGTGGCACTTGGGCAGGGTGACCACGAGGTGTTGGAGTTTTCCATtccaggagagggaaggagggacagCAGAACTGCTCCCTTGGACTGAGCCCGGCCTGGGCAGGACACTGGTGACAGGCAGGACCTGCTTCTCTGGCCCAGTGTCCTTCTGTGACCAAGTGACCActcagcagggagggaaggctgGGGCTGTGTCTCCCTGCCATCAGGAGGGTTCTGGATATGTCCCTGCACTTCAGGAAGATTCTGGTACCATGTCCCGCATCATCTCCTGCAGAAATGTCTGACCATGGGTTTGGTGCGTGGATCTTCCATGGTACAATCCCGGCTGCTGGCCCAGGGACTGGTGGGGAACAGAACCAAAGCCAGGTGGGGCCAGGACCAGTGGGGCTCTTCAGGgtcactgctggggctgctgctgttccacaCCTTTACTGATGACTTGGACGAGGGGGCTCCCAGGTGACACTGAGCTGGGTGAGATGTGGATCTGCTGCAGGGTGGGAAGGCCCTGCAGAGGGatcaggacaggctggatccatgggctgaggctggagccagcagggtgagggtcACCAAGGCCAAGGGCTGGGTTCTGCACCTGGGTCACAACATCCCTATGGaatgctccaggctgggggaggaggccagagagctgctggggacaggggctggacttGAGGCCAGCTGTGCCCACCTGGGCAGTGTCacttgggctgcagagggaccAGCAGAACCAGGGCCATGCCTGTCCCCTGttctgggcactgctgaggtcacacctgcagggctgtgtccgGTTCTGGGCCCCTCATTTCAGAGGACTTTGAAGAGCTGGAGCATGTCCAAAGAGAGCAAGGCTCAGGAAACGTCTGGGAAATGTCtgatgagggagctggaggtgttcagTCTGAAGAGGAGGGGGCTTGGGGTGACCCCACGGCTCCCCACTGTTCCTGGCAGGGTGTGGCACTGAGGTGGGGCTGGTCCCTCCTACCCTGTCCCAAGGGCACCACCTTCACCTGAGCCAGGGAGAGCAGGATTAGAGATGAGAAAATACTCGACTCTTGGAATGGTTGGGCATGGGAAGGGCTGCCAGGGGAGGTGGGAGCAGGAAAGGGGTGCAGGGGGATTCAAGAGGTGTGACAACTGCAGGGACAGCTGACACCTGCGGGGACAGGATCCCTAAATAGGGTATGGGAAACTGATAGGGGGTGCCCCTTCCCTACAGGGACAGATGTGACCCCATAGGGACAGGTGTGACTGCTACAAAGACAGGTATGACCCCATAGGGTGTGACTGCTATAGGGACAGGTGTGACTGCTATAGGGACAGGTGTGACCCCATAGGGTGTGACTGCTATAGGGAGAGGTGTGACCACTATAGGGACAGGTGTCACCCCACAGAACAGGTGTGGCACTTTGCAGGTGTAGGTCCcactcccccctccccagatCCCATGTCCCTCCCACTCCCCTAAATGCAGTGTcccccccatccctggaacgAGCgctccccaaatgtccccactCCCCCTAATGTCCCTATGTGACCCTGGTCCTCCAAATCTCCCCCGTGTGACCCcactcccccaaatccccccctgTGACCCCggtcccccaatgtccccgtgTGACCCCACTCCCCAACGTCCCATTGTGATCCCACTCCCCCAGTGCCGTGCTGTGACCCCACTCTCCTCAAATCCCCCCCGTGATCCCGCTCCCCCAatgcccccccagccccctcaggCTCCTCTCAGCATCTCCAGCCTTTATTTTGCCTCCGGCCGCGCTGGGCCGGACATGCAGCGCTGGGGAGGGTGGCGGGGGGGCACCGGggacccccccccaccccagaaCGGCCCGGACGGTCCCGTGGAGGGGGGGGCACAGCCGAGATGCCAAAGCGAGGGTACCGGGGGGGTgcgggaggggggggggggctgccCCCCTTtgtggggccgggccggggggggaCATTCTCCAGGTCCGCGTTAAGGCAGCTCGGGCGGCCCCCGGCGCCACCCCCACACTGGTCGGGCCCCccgggattgggattggggtgtcctgggggggTCCTGGTTGAGGGGGGGGTAGACCCCCGGCACGGGGCGAGCGTGGCACGAGCACAGGACACGGGTGACACCTGGACATGCGAGCGGAGCCGGGTCTGGCAGGACCTGGGGGGGACACACAGGTTGGGGGGCGCCCGAGCCACCCCGGGAGTCCCCCAAGGATGGGGGGAACCGAGGAATGTGTGGGGGGGGTGGGAGTAGGGGGATGTAGGGATTCGGGAGCATCCAAGGGATAGGGAGGGCTGTGCGACACCCAAAGAATGGGGGGGATCTGGGAATGTGGGAGATGTAGGGGTTGGGGTGACTCGAAGGACGATGTGGGGGGGATCCCCGGGGGTTCCTGAcaaaggggggggagggggtcccCGGGGGTATGTGAGGAATGAGGTGGGAGGGGGGGTCCCGTACCTGGGGGGCATTAACTGGCTGCCGTCTCCTGGCGCAGGGGGAAGAGCTTGGCCGCCTCCTCGGCCTCGCAGGCGCAGGACAGGTCACTCCTGGGAAGCACGGGATGTCAGCCGGGGCCCCCCTACCCGAGAATCCCCCGGCTCGGCTCCCACCCCCCCCTCACCTGTTGTCATTGATGTCTGTCACGTTCCCTgcaaggaagagcagcagctccagtggcGGCGTTTGGGGACGCCCCACTCCCCATGACACCACCCCAAAACTGGGGACAGCCCCCCACCACGTCCCCAGCGCCCTCCCTCACCATTATCCACGTTGAGCTGCTGGTAGGAGTCCGGGGGGCTGCTGGAGAGCGTGGGGGGGCCGCTGGCAAAGCTGGGGCGGAACAGAGACCTTGAGAccccctgggcactgctggcactaGGGGGGCACCTCgtgccctgtcccctctccagcccctcacaATCCTGTGCCTGCCCCCACTTCCCAAGGAATCCCCCCATGCCCCTGCACCCCCCGGACCCCACCAGCCCTCCCCCTAGGAGCCCCCGTCCCTCCTGCCGCCCCCGGGACCCTCCCACGCTCCCCGCACCCCCTGTGCCTTCTTCCCCTCGTCCCATCCCCCCCGCCCTCCGCCCATCCCCCATGCCCCTGCACCCTCCTGTgccccctctccccacccccccgTCCCGTCCCCACTCACATTCCGTGGGGGCCGGGCAAGGGCCCCCCCCCGGGGTACCCCTGGAACAGGCTGTTGGTGTAGCTCAGCCCGGTGGGTGATGGCACCTGCCCCGGCCGCACCGGCTTGGCTGGGGGGGCGCGGGGGGTGAGGGGCGCCGGCTGGCACCCGGCACCCCCATGGAGCCCCCCCAGAGCCTGTGACACCCCTGGACCCGACCCTCTGCCCTTGCAGGGGGTGtcagccccagcaccccctACGCACCCCAGAGCGTGCCAGGATGGCGAccctcccctgcacccccccGTGCCCAGCTCGCATCACCCGTGCCCCCCCCACGCCCCCTGCACCCCCCCGTGCCCACCCTGCACCCCAGAACCAGTTCCACTCCGTGCTGTGCACCCCCCGTGCCCACCCTGCACCCTGGGCCCCCCCTTGCACTTCCCACGTGCCCGCACCCCCCACACCCCCTGCACCCCCTGTAAAGGTGCACCCCCCGTACAGGTGCCCCCCTGTACCTGTGCCCACCCCGCACCCCGAGTCCCGGTGccctccgtgtcccccccgTACCGATGTGGGCTCCGGGTCCCCGCCGCGCCCCCCGGGCCCGCACGGCCTCGCGGATCCGCTCCACCTCCTGCTGGTACCGGCGCTTGTCCAGCCGCGCCCCCTCCTTGGCCGCTCTCAGcgccccttccagggcctgcACACGCCCAGCCGTAGCTCGCAGCCGCTTCTCCAGCTTCGGAAGCTCACAGCGCAGGTCTGCATTGTCACGGACCAGCTGTGCGACACGTCAGTACCGGCACCGGCCACCGGGACCCCGCCGGCACCGGGACCCATTCCCACCATCACCCACGTCTGCCCCGGCACCGGCACCGACATCCGCACACATCGGCACCGACACCGACATTGACATCCGCACACATCGGCACCGACACCGACATTGACATCCGCACACACCGGCACGGGCCTGCACACACCGGCACCGACACCGACCCCGACCCGCTCCGGTTCCGACAGTCGCACCGGCACCAGGCACCCACCGGTCCAGTCGCTGCAGCCCAGCCGCACAGCCGCGGGGGCAGCCCCGGGGTGCCCCGGagccccccccccgcccccagcGGTGTCTGGGTGGGGGTCCCGGCGCCCCCcgccccagcagtgcccctgTGGCCACACGCAGCAGTGGGACTGTGCTGGGGGGGCTGAGGGGGCGCAGGGAGTGAGGGAGGGGCTCCACAGCCGGGGTGGGGGGAAGCAGAGCGACGCCCCCCACCCTGCAAAACGGGGGGTTTCCGGGGGGGCAGAGAAgactggggggggaggggggtctATTGCCCTCcctggggggattgggggagATTCCTCCCGCGTGGGTGCACGGGAGGGGCTTCCAGAGGCACCCAGAGATCCAGCTGGGGAGGAGGCAACGGGGGGCAGCAGAGCCGGCATCAGCGAGGGGGCCGGGGGTCACCCCGGGATGGGGTGGGGGCAGGATGGAGTGGGGTGgggcacccagggctgggggggcaGGAGGGAAAGGGGCGCTGGGGGGTGATGCCGCGGGGGGCAACAGGAAAGCGAGGGGAGGCTGCAGAACTGGAGGTGGGGTGGGgacccccctgtcccccccgtgccccccctGCGCACCTGTTTGTGAACTTTTGTAAGCTGCTCCAGGTTGTTCTCAAGAAAGGAAATCTTCTGCTTCTGGGAGTGGAGCCCCCCACTGTCCTCGGGTTCCAGCTCTGCGCtctgggggcacagggacccccgtCAGAATCAGATCTCACCCCTGGGAAAcacttccccttccccttccccttccccttccccttccccttccccttccccttccccttccccttccccttccccttccccttccccttccccttccatcTCTGACCCCACATTCTCCCCGTATCCCACTTGCAGCCCCCCATTTGTCCCCCTTACACACCCTGATCCTTCTTTTGCCCTCCCCTTacccccccttttccccttctttcccccctCACTTTCTTGACTCGAGTTGTGACGTCTTGAACAAACAGCTTGCGCAGGTTGTGGAGGGTCTGGAGTTCACGGGCCTAGGGGGACAGGGGGTGAGGGGGTGCACGGGGACCCTCCCCAGGTTCCCCTTAGCCCCCcagcctccccccccccccccacctaCCACGGTCTCCTCCAGCCCCTTGAGGTCCTGCTTGGACTGTTCATGGCGCTCATAGAGAAGCCTGGGGGGGAGGGACCCCAAAGTTAGGGGGACTTAGTCCAGGGGGGGCACCCCTGGGTTTGGGAAGGGCAACCCAAAATTGGAGGGGGTCAATACAAGGAGGGGAGAGCATCCTGAAGTGGGGGGGGTCACATCAAGCTTGAGGGGGGGCACCCAAACGATGGAGGTGTCCTTCCAAATTTAAGGGAAGTTTGGGGAGTACCCCAAAGTTGTGGGGGGGTCACTTGAAGTTTGGGGGATGTCAGGGGGTtctggggggctcagggggtcAGGTTTAAGGTGCAAAGGATGGCTCCTGGCGTTTGGGGGTCCTGGTGTGTCAGCACACCAGGGGGTGTGTGGGGGATGGGACTGGGGTCCTGTGGTGAGTCCCTGGTGGGTTCTGGGAGTTGGGATCTCCGGGGGAACCCCAGAGGCCCCTGGGTTGGGGTCCTGGGGGTCTCACGTGAGCTCCTGCAGCCGCGCAGCCTTGGCCCGCTCCTCGGCCCGCAGCGCCTCGTGCTCCGCCCGCAGccgctccagctccagctccagcttctGGTTCTGGCTGtgacagacacacggacacggGTCAGGCATGGGCAGAcacagggacggggacagatggacagatggacatAGGAGAAGGGGATAGACAGATGGGTgagggaaggatggatggacagGACAAGAGTTAGGGTCAGGGGGTCAGGGGTGGATGGGGAGAACAggggatggacagatggacatGAGGTGAAAGGGGTTAAGGATGGATGGACAGCATTCAGGGGATGGATGGGAGATAGATGATttatggatggatggacggatggatggatggatggatggatggatggatggatggatggatgatggatggatggatggtggatggatggatggatgatggatagatggatggatggatggatggatggatggatggatggatgatggatggatggatggatggatgatggatggatgatggatggatggatggatggatggatggatggatgatggatggatggatggatggatggatgatggatggatggatggatggatgatggatagatggatggatggatggatggatggatggatgatgatggatgatgatggatggatggatggatggatggatggatgatggatggatggatggatggatggatggatagatgatgatggatggatggatggatggatgatggatggatggatggatggatggatggatggatgatggatggatggatggatggatggatgatggatggatggatggatgatggatagatggatggatggatggatggatggatggatggatggatggatgatgatggatggatggatggatggatggatggtggatggatgatgatggatggatggatggatggatggatggatgatggatggatggatggatggatggatggatagatgatgatggatggatggatggatggatgatggatggatggatgatgatggatggatgatgatggatggatggatggatggatggatggatgatggatggaggatggatgatggatggatgatggatgatggatggatggatgatggatggatggatggatgatggatggatggatgatgatggatggatgatgatggatggatggatggatggatggatggatagatgatgatggatggatggatggatggatgatggatggatggatgatgatggatggatgatgatggatggatggatggatggatggatggatgatggatggatggatgatggatggatggatgatggatagatggatggatggatggatggatggatgatgatggatggatggatggatggatggatggatggatggggtCGAGTTCACATCAGGCCGGGGTCAGGGGTCGGGGCCCGGCCAGGGTCACTCACTCCCGCAGCTCATCGATGGTTTTCTGCCGCTCGTTGACCTCATCCCTCAGCCGCGCCAGCTGCTTGTGCTGGGCCTC is from Cinclus cinclus chromosome 30, bCinCin1.1, whole genome shotgun sequence and encodes:
- the PIP4K2C gene encoding phosphatidylinositol 5-phosphate 4-kinase type-2 gamma, whose product is MLLPDDFKASSKIKVNNHLFNRENLPSHFKFKEYCPQVFRNLRERFGIDDQDYQVSLTRSPPRWAGSGHRLLLSADRTLVLKELSSEDVADVHGLLSHYHQYVVQCHGQTLLPRFLGMYRVSVDSEDTYLLVMRNLFSHRLPVHRKYDLKGSLVDREASDKEKGKELPTLKDVDFLNKNEKVFVEEEQQREFMDKLKRDVEFLVQQKLMDYSLLLGIHEVERGEQEEEEELEEEEPGGGEEGGLGGPYGTSPEGLGGLLNSYRPLGPGEFDPCVDVYALRGAEGAPRREVYFMGLIDVLTQYDARKKAAHAAKTVKHGAGAEISTVHPEQYAKRFLDFITNIFA
- the LOC134054829 gene encoding basic proline-rich protein-like yields the protein MAPPLSRCHGGPAPRGHVTRPRAGRPPPPDAPAMLRPPGPGGCGTPEIPPGTPRQRPGLPAAPPPQPSPRQPRSARAPCPGPAAASTAATPPGPSPGLSDPLGPQPDPRTPRALSGLTDPPGPLPGSQREPSRTPGPVLSPPGPRRDPPGLSRLPRAPSGLPRSTGPVQLPPFRAASPIPHPDPPAWSPSGGWGDGGHQGWGGNSGVFSPPDPQGPSQGPMAGKTALDTRPGDAERVWGDRGPQRSR